One Rosa chinensis cultivar Old Blush chromosome 5, RchiOBHm-V2, whole genome shotgun sequence genomic region harbors:
- the LOC112201676 gene encoding TMV resistance protein N-like isoform X1 produces MDPPSTKRRKINFTDSSIPTEQAFPSSSHFTPNSCPYDVFLSFRGVDTRDTFTGHLRSSLVRKGIRTFIDDEELREGEEISSPLLKAIEGSKISIVIFSENYASSKWCLDELVKILECKESPKQQQLVWPVFYKVDPSVVRYQTGKYKVALAKHERRLKDNMDKVQRWRTALTHAANLKGWTFSNGHEANFIDQIVEDISTKISKCTYLNVANYPVGIESRVRDMFELLDVGGSDVCMVGIWGIGGIGKTTIAKAVYNLIAHKFEGCCFLENVRADSVPHQGLVRLQNNILYEILGGRKMKLTNADRGIQVMKERLGSKRVLLVLDDVNELNQLDKLAGALDWFGCGSRIIITTRDKRLLIAHKVYPIYTAKALDNDEARNLLILTAFKDNRNPDEYVQFPIDTAVLYAHGLPLVVNILGSLLCGKSINQWHAALDSYKRFPNSNIQQVLETSYSALEDPLKEAFLDIACFLKGKPKEYVMQALEGSYLNPVHAIEVLEEKALINIDKYGLIWMHDLLEEMGKEIVRKESPNDAGRRSRIWFHEDVYRVLTENTGSKKVKGIRVELPREDEICLSAKCFKKMKNLQLFININARFSGEVKYLPNQLKFLDWPGFPAQSLPSDFNPQKLVKLNMPNSRISRLGQGLKNLHNLKSLSFEHCKFLTEVPDLSGMFPNLERLNLRCCTSLTELHPSVGFLDKLVHFNLRDCSNLKMFPRIVNMRSLEDIDLSGCKRLRNFPEIVGRIESLTHMYVSGTAIKEVPSSIGYHLFNLRSLNLENSENLTNLPLSIYELQELLNLQLTGCPKLVLTPISNRVRYYEGPAPTSHSTISHYGKAISSRESDGDDDVQDKLSFPSLIYFLGGGCFSSDCDFLVTLGCASTLEMLDLSESNFVSLPACIRTFINLNYLNLKGCKRLQEVPELPPNLEMLSVRGCVSLERISKLSNILKREEWQMFEWLDLTDCWRLCDNLVQEAEKEGLLVNDDSHQMEANLFSLFLSSQKSEFGVVLPGSHEIPKWFSSQIDFKANGPFFEFHIQVLPNFKWENSGLALCVATEEKLEWRFEILINEVQVENKLDDRGSVYKADSACVWLLYIPFDGIDMQPFRYKRPLPPFQCRVTISLDVAPNEVGLKSCGVHPVMPPNEESMKLYQALRIESEDEYLDELESSESDSELANSSREEGPSGLKKLDW; encoded by the exons ATGGATCCGCCATCAACAAAAAGACgaaaaatcaatttcacagattCCTCTATTCCGACTGAACAAGCCTTTCCTTCCTCTTCTCATTTCACTCCAAATTCATGTCCGTACGATGTCTTTCTCAGCTTTAGAGGTGTTGATACGCGCGACACTTTTACTGGCCATCTGCGCAGCAGTTTGGTTCGAAAGGGAATCAGAACCTTCATTGATGACGAGGAGcttagagaaggagaagaaatttCATCCCCACTTCTCAAAGCAATTGAAGGATCGAAGATTTCTATAGTCATATTCTCCGAAAACTATGCATCCTCAAAATGGTGTTTAGATGAGCTCGTTAAGATCCTTGAATGTAAAGAATCTCCAAAGCAACAACAACTGGTGTGGCCTGTTTTCTACAAGGTTGATCCATCCGTTGTAAGGTACCAAACTGGTAAATACAAAGTGGCACTTGCTAAACATGAACGCAGATTAAAGGACAACATGGACAAAGTGCAAAGATGGAGGACGGCTCTTACGCATGCAGCAAATTTAAAAGGGTGGACTTTCTCGAACGG GCATGAAGCTAACTTTATTGACCAAATTGTAGAAGATATTTCgacaaaaatatcaaaatgcaCCTATTTAAATGTGGCAAACTACCCCGTTGGAATAGAGTCTCGTGTACGAGATATGTTTGAGCTTTTAGATGTCGGGGGAAGTGATGTTTGCATGGTTGGTATATGGGGTATTGGCGGGATAGGCAAAACAACAATTGCTAAAGCTGTTTACAACTTAATTGCCCATAAGTTTGAAGGTTGTTGTTTCTTGGAAAATGTTAGAGCAGATTCAGTACCCCATCAAGGCCTAGTTCGACTACAGAATAATATTCTTTATGAGATTTTAGGGGGCCGGAAAATGAAGCTGACCAATGCTGATAGAGGAATTCAGGTGATGAAGGAGAGGTTAGGTAGTAAAAGGGTTCTCttagttcttgatgatgtgaatgaATTGAACCAATTGGACAAATTAGCTGGAGCATTGGATTGGTTTGGTTGTGGCAGCAGAATTatcataacaacaagagataaaCGTTTGCTAATTGCTCATAAAGTCTATCCAATTTACACAGCCAAGGCATTAGATAACGATGAAGCCCGTAACCTCTTGATTTTGACTGCCTTCAAGGATAACAGAAATCCAGATGAGTATGTGCAATTCCCAATTGATACTGCAGTACTCTATGCTCACGGCCTTCCATTAGTTGTAAACATTTTAGGTTCACTTCTCTGTGGTAAGAGTATAAATCAATGGCATGCGGCATTAGACAGTTACAAAAGATTTCCTAACAGCAATATCCAACAAGTCCTAGAAACAAGTTACAGTGCATTGGAAGATCCGTTGAAAGAAGCATTTCTCgacattgcatgtttcttaAAAGGTAAACCCAAGGAGTATGTGATGCAAGCACTAGAGGGTTCTTACCTCAACCCTGTACATGCTATTGAAGTACTTGAAGAAAAAGCCCTCATAAATATTGATAAATATGGTCTGATTTGGATGCATGACTTGCTGGAGGAAATGGGGAAAGAGATAGTTCGTAAAGAGTCACCCAATGATGCTGGCAGACGTAGCAGAATATGGTTTCATGAGGATGTTTATCGTGTTTTAACCGAAAATACT GGCTCAAAAAAAGTTAAAGGCATCAGAGTAGAGCTACCAAGAGAAGATGAGATATGCTTGAGTGCTAAATGCtttaaaaagatgaaaaatcttCAACTTTTTATAAACATTAATGCACGCTTCTCTGGAGAGGTTAAATATCTCCCAAATCAGTTGAAGTTCCTTGATTGGCCTGGATTCCCAGCACAATCTTTGCCATCCGACTTCAATCCACAAAAATTAGTCAAGCTCAATATGCCAAACAGTCGCATCTCACGACTTGGGCAAGGACTCAAG AATTTGCATAACTTGAAATCTCTAAGTTTTGAACATTGCAAATTCCTAACAGAGGTCCCTGACTTGTCTGGGATGTTTCCAAACTTGGAGAGGTTGAATTTAAGATGCTGTACAAGTTTAACTGAGTTGCATCCTTCTGTTGGATTCCTTGATAAGCTTGTCCACTTCAATCTCCGGGATTGCTCTAACCTTAAGATGTTTCCAAGAATAGTCAACATGAGATCTCTGGAAGATATTGATTTGAGTGGCTGCAAGAGGCtcagaaactttccagaaattgTGGGAAGGATAGAATCCTTAACACATATGTATGTATCTGGAACTGCCATCAAAGAAGTGCCTTCATCAATTGGATATCATCTCTTTAATCTTCGGAGTTTGAATTTAGAAAACAGTGAAAACCTTACAAATCTGCCACTCAGCATTTATGAGTTGCAAGAGCTATTAAATCTTCAACTCACAGGTTGCCCAAAATTAGTGCTAACTCCAATTTCGAATAGGGTGAGATACTATGAAGGGCCAGCTCCAACGTCCCACTCAACGATTTCACATTACGGCAAGGCAATTTCATCAAGAGAAAGTGACGGTGATGATGATGTTCAAGACAAGTTATCCTTTCCTTCACTAATATACTTCTTAGGGGGAGGATGCTTTTCTTCGGACTGTGATTTCCTTGTGACGCTTGGTTGTGCCTCCACCTTAGAAATGCTTGATTTATCAGAAAGCAATTTTGTTAGTCTTCCCGCATGCATTAGGACATTTATCAATTTGAATTACCTTAACTTGAAGGGTTGCAAGAGGCTTCAAGAAGTTCCGGAGCTCCCACCAAATTTGGAAATGCTAAGTGTGAGAGGTTGCGTATCATTGGAAAgaatttcaaagttatcaaacaTTTTGAAACGTGAAGAATGGCAGATGTTTGAGTGGCTGGACTTGACCGATTGCTGGAGACTCTGTGACAATCTGGTTCAGGAGGCAGAGAAGGAAGGTTTGTTAGTGAATGATGATAGTCATCAGATGGAGGCTaatctcttctctctttttctctcttctcagaAGTCTGAATTCGGGGTTGTATTACCAGGAAGTCATGAAATTCCGAAGTGGTTCAGCAGTCAGATAGATTTCAAAGCGAATGGACCATTTTTTGAATTTCATATTCAAGTCCTTCCTAATTTCAAATGGGAGAACAGTGGATTGGCTCTTTGTGTTGCTACCGAAGAAAAGCTAGAGTGGCGATTCGAAATTCTTATCAATGAAGTACAAGTGGAGAATAAGTTAGATGATCGTGGCAGTGTATATAAAGCTGATTCGGCTTGTGTGTGGCTGCTTTATATTCCGTTCGATGGAATTGATATGCAGCCGTTTCGTTATAAGCGTCCGCTGCCGCCCTTTCAATGTCGAGTTACTATTTCTCTAGATGTCGCTCCTAACGAGGTTGGCTTGAAAAGCTGCGGAGTGCACCCGGTAATGCCACCAAATGAAGAGTCTATGAAACTATACCAGGCACTGAGAATCGAATCAG AGGACGAGTATCTTGATGAACTCGAATCAAGTGAGTCTGACAGCGAGTTGGCAAACAGCTCAAGAGAAGAAGGGCCGTCGGGACTCAAGAAATTGG ATTGGTGA
- the LOC112201676 gene encoding TMV resistance protein N-like isoform X2: MDPPSTKRRKINFTDSSIPTEQAFPSSSHFTPNSCPYDVFLSFRGVDTRDTFTGHLRSSLVRKGIRTFIDDEELREGEEISSPLLKAIEGSKISIVIFSENYASSKWCLDELVKILECKESPKQQQLVWPVFYKVDPSVVRYQTGKYKVALAKHERRLKDNMDKVQRWRTALTHAANLKGWTFSNGHEANFIDQIVEDISTKISKCTYLNVANYPVGIESRVRDMFELLDVGGSDVCMVGIWGIGGIGKTTIAKAVYNLIAHKFEGCCFLENVRADSVPHQGLVRLQNNILYEILGGRKMKLTNADRGIQVMKERLGSKRVLLVLDDVNELNQLDKLAGALDWFGCGSRIIITTRDKRLLIAHKVYPIYTAKALDNDEARNLLILTAFKDNRNPDEYVQFPIDTAVLYAHGLPLVVNILGSLLCGKSINQWHAALDSYKRFPNSNIQQVLETSYSALEDPLKEAFLDIACFLKGKPKEYVMQALEGSYLNPVHAIEVLEEKALINIDKYGLIWMHDLLEEMGKEIVRKESPNDAGRRSRIWFHEDVYRVLTENTGSKKVKGIRVELPREDEICLSAKCFKKMKNLQLFININARFSGEVKYLPNQLKFLDWPGFPAQSLPSDFNPQKLVKLNMPNSRISRLGQGLKNLHNLKSLSFEHCKFLTEVPDLSGMFPNLERLNLRCCTSLTELHPSVGFLDKLVHFNLRDCSNLKMFPRIVNMRSLEDIDLSGCKRLRNFPEIVGRIESLTHMYVSGTAIKEVPSSIGYHLFNLRSLNLENSENLTNLPLSIYELQELLNLQLTGCPKLVLTPISNRVRYYEGPAPTSHSTISHYGKAISSRESDGDDDVQDKLSFPSLIYFLGGGCFSSDCDFLVTLGCASTLEMLDLSESNFVSLPACIRTFINLNYLNLKGCKRLQEVPELPPNLEMLSVRGCVSLERISKLSNILKREEWQMFEWLDLTDCWRLCDNLVQEAEKEGLLVNDDSHQMEANLFSLFLSSQKSEFGVVLPGSHEIPKWFSSQIDFKANGPFFEFHIQVLPNFKWENSGLALCVATEEKLEWRFEILINEVQVENKLDDRGSVYKADSACVWLLYIPFDGIDMQPFRYKRPLPPFQCRVTISLDVAPNEVGLKSCGVHPVMPPNEESMKLYQALRIESDW; this comes from the exons ATGGATCCGCCATCAACAAAAAGACgaaaaatcaatttcacagattCCTCTATTCCGACTGAACAAGCCTTTCCTTCCTCTTCTCATTTCACTCCAAATTCATGTCCGTACGATGTCTTTCTCAGCTTTAGAGGTGTTGATACGCGCGACACTTTTACTGGCCATCTGCGCAGCAGTTTGGTTCGAAAGGGAATCAGAACCTTCATTGATGACGAGGAGcttagagaaggagaagaaatttCATCCCCACTTCTCAAAGCAATTGAAGGATCGAAGATTTCTATAGTCATATTCTCCGAAAACTATGCATCCTCAAAATGGTGTTTAGATGAGCTCGTTAAGATCCTTGAATGTAAAGAATCTCCAAAGCAACAACAACTGGTGTGGCCTGTTTTCTACAAGGTTGATCCATCCGTTGTAAGGTACCAAACTGGTAAATACAAAGTGGCACTTGCTAAACATGAACGCAGATTAAAGGACAACATGGACAAAGTGCAAAGATGGAGGACGGCTCTTACGCATGCAGCAAATTTAAAAGGGTGGACTTTCTCGAACGG GCATGAAGCTAACTTTATTGACCAAATTGTAGAAGATATTTCgacaaaaatatcaaaatgcaCCTATTTAAATGTGGCAAACTACCCCGTTGGAATAGAGTCTCGTGTACGAGATATGTTTGAGCTTTTAGATGTCGGGGGAAGTGATGTTTGCATGGTTGGTATATGGGGTATTGGCGGGATAGGCAAAACAACAATTGCTAAAGCTGTTTACAACTTAATTGCCCATAAGTTTGAAGGTTGTTGTTTCTTGGAAAATGTTAGAGCAGATTCAGTACCCCATCAAGGCCTAGTTCGACTACAGAATAATATTCTTTATGAGATTTTAGGGGGCCGGAAAATGAAGCTGACCAATGCTGATAGAGGAATTCAGGTGATGAAGGAGAGGTTAGGTAGTAAAAGGGTTCTCttagttcttgatgatgtgaatgaATTGAACCAATTGGACAAATTAGCTGGAGCATTGGATTGGTTTGGTTGTGGCAGCAGAATTatcataacaacaagagataaaCGTTTGCTAATTGCTCATAAAGTCTATCCAATTTACACAGCCAAGGCATTAGATAACGATGAAGCCCGTAACCTCTTGATTTTGACTGCCTTCAAGGATAACAGAAATCCAGATGAGTATGTGCAATTCCCAATTGATACTGCAGTACTCTATGCTCACGGCCTTCCATTAGTTGTAAACATTTTAGGTTCACTTCTCTGTGGTAAGAGTATAAATCAATGGCATGCGGCATTAGACAGTTACAAAAGATTTCCTAACAGCAATATCCAACAAGTCCTAGAAACAAGTTACAGTGCATTGGAAGATCCGTTGAAAGAAGCATTTCTCgacattgcatgtttcttaAAAGGTAAACCCAAGGAGTATGTGATGCAAGCACTAGAGGGTTCTTACCTCAACCCTGTACATGCTATTGAAGTACTTGAAGAAAAAGCCCTCATAAATATTGATAAATATGGTCTGATTTGGATGCATGACTTGCTGGAGGAAATGGGGAAAGAGATAGTTCGTAAAGAGTCACCCAATGATGCTGGCAGACGTAGCAGAATATGGTTTCATGAGGATGTTTATCGTGTTTTAACCGAAAATACT GGCTCAAAAAAAGTTAAAGGCATCAGAGTAGAGCTACCAAGAGAAGATGAGATATGCTTGAGTGCTAAATGCtttaaaaagatgaaaaatcttCAACTTTTTATAAACATTAATGCACGCTTCTCTGGAGAGGTTAAATATCTCCCAAATCAGTTGAAGTTCCTTGATTGGCCTGGATTCCCAGCACAATCTTTGCCATCCGACTTCAATCCACAAAAATTAGTCAAGCTCAATATGCCAAACAGTCGCATCTCACGACTTGGGCAAGGACTCAAG AATTTGCATAACTTGAAATCTCTAAGTTTTGAACATTGCAAATTCCTAACAGAGGTCCCTGACTTGTCTGGGATGTTTCCAAACTTGGAGAGGTTGAATTTAAGATGCTGTACAAGTTTAACTGAGTTGCATCCTTCTGTTGGATTCCTTGATAAGCTTGTCCACTTCAATCTCCGGGATTGCTCTAACCTTAAGATGTTTCCAAGAATAGTCAACATGAGATCTCTGGAAGATATTGATTTGAGTGGCTGCAAGAGGCtcagaaactttccagaaattgTGGGAAGGATAGAATCCTTAACACATATGTATGTATCTGGAACTGCCATCAAAGAAGTGCCTTCATCAATTGGATATCATCTCTTTAATCTTCGGAGTTTGAATTTAGAAAACAGTGAAAACCTTACAAATCTGCCACTCAGCATTTATGAGTTGCAAGAGCTATTAAATCTTCAACTCACAGGTTGCCCAAAATTAGTGCTAACTCCAATTTCGAATAGGGTGAGATACTATGAAGGGCCAGCTCCAACGTCCCACTCAACGATTTCACATTACGGCAAGGCAATTTCATCAAGAGAAAGTGACGGTGATGATGATGTTCAAGACAAGTTATCCTTTCCTTCACTAATATACTTCTTAGGGGGAGGATGCTTTTCTTCGGACTGTGATTTCCTTGTGACGCTTGGTTGTGCCTCCACCTTAGAAATGCTTGATTTATCAGAAAGCAATTTTGTTAGTCTTCCCGCATGCATTAGGACATTTATCAATTTGAATTACCTTAACTTGAAGGGTTGCAAGAGGCTTCAAGAAGTTCCGGAGCTCCCACCAAATTTGGAAATGCTAAGTGTGAGAGGTTGCGTATCATTGGAAAgaatttcaaagttatcaaacaTTTTGAAACGTGAAGAATGGCAGATGTTTGAGTGGCTGGACTTGACCGATTGCTGGAGACTCTGTGACAATCTGGTTCAGGAGGCAGAGAAGGAAGGTTTGTTAGTGAATGATGATAGTCATCAGATGGAGGCTaatctcttctctctttttctctcttctcagaAGTCTGAATTCGGGGTTGTATTACCAGGAAGTCATGAAATTCCGAAGTGGTTCAGCAGTCAGATAGATTTCAAAGCGAATGGACCATTTTTTGAATTTCATATTCAAGTCCTTCCTAATTTCAAATGGGAGAACAGTGGATTGGCTCTTTGTGTTGCTACCGAAGAAAAGCTAGAGTGGCGATTCGAAATTCTTATCAATGAAGTACAAGTGGAGAATAAGTTAGATGATCGTGGCAGTGTATATAAAGCTGATTCGGCTTGTGTGTGGCTGCTTTATATTCCGTTCGATGGAATTGATATGCAGCCGTTTCGTTATAAGCGTCCGCTGCCGCCCTTTCAATGTCGAGTTACTATTTCTCTAGATGTCGCTCCTAACGAGGTTGGCTTGAAAAGCTGCGGAGTGCACCCGGTAATGCCACCAAATGAAGAGTCTATGAAACTATACCAGGCACTGAGAATCGAATCAG ATTGGTGA